From a single Spongiibacter taiwanensis genomic region:
- a CDS encoding NADH:flavin oxidoreductase/NADH oxidase family protein gives MTISADLALNTPLVLPCGARLNNRLAKAAMTEGLADEMNRATPALVALYRRWAANGAGLMLTGNVQVDRRQLERPGNIAIDGNGGFEQLKEMARQGTQGGAHFWMQINHPGRQTPAGIHPRPLSPSAISVPLEMAGCGQAMEMTRAEIKDVRRRFVYVASVARETGFTGVQIHAAHGYLLSNFLSPLANQRQDEYGGSLENRARLLLQVVADIRKALGSDYPISVKLNSADFQRGGFTEDESMQVVSWLSAAGIDLLEISGGNYEQMSMVGLDSGEGGPMRAASTLAREAYFLAFARKIRPLAKMPLMITGGLRSRAAMNLALSEGDCDVIGVGRPFCTAPEQGADLLRRESDCESLLAMETSLAMARDALGPDVDDATFKTAESFGLLGWYCLQIARMGRGQEPDLTQSVFDALMEYKAAETGALERWQRPV, from the coding sequence ATGACGATTTCAGCCGATCTGGCCCTCAATACTCCCCTCGTGCTGCCTTGCGGCGCTCGCCTTAACAATCGCCTGGCCAAGGCTGCGATGACCGAAGGCCTGGCCGACGAGATGAATCGGGCAACCCCGGCATTGGTAGCCCTTTATCGCCGCTGGGCGGCCAACGGCGCCGGCCTGATGCTGACTGGCAATGTGCAGGTTGATCGCCGACAGCTGGAGCGCCCCGGCAATATCGCCATCGACGGCAATGGCGGTTTTGAGCAGCTCAAGGAAATGGCGCGTCAGGGCACCCAGGGCGGTGCTCACTTCTGGATGCAGATCAATCACCCTGGTCGGCAAACGCCGGCCGGAATTCATCCCCGGCCTTTGTCCCCCTCTGCCATATCAGTGCCACTGGAAATGGCTGGCTGTGGTCAGGCAATGGAAATGACCCGAGCGGAAATCAAGGATGTGCGGCGGCGCTTTGTCTATGTAGCCTCTGTCGCCCGGGAAACGGGATTTACCGGCGTGCAAATTCATGCCGCCCACGGCTATTTGCTATCCAATTTTTTAAGTCCGTTGGCCAATCAGCGTCAGGACGAATACGGTGGCTCGCTGGAAAATCGTGCTCGTCTGCTGCTGCAGGTGGTCGCCGATATTCGTAAGGCCTTGGGGAGTGATTACCCGATCTCGGTCAAACTCAATTCAGCGGATTTTCAGCGCGGCGGTTTCACCGAGGACGAATCCATGCAAGTGGTGAGCTGGCTGTCCGCGGCGGGCATTGACCTGCTGGAAATTTCCGGTGGCAACTATGAGCAGATGTCGATGGTGGGGCTGGACAGTGGTGAGGGTGGCCCGATGCGCGCAGCCAGCACCCTCGCCAGAGAGGCCTATTTTCTGGCATTCGCCCGCAAAATTCGGCCGCTGGCAAAAATGCCCTTGATGATTACCGGCGGCCTGCGCAGCCGGGCGGCGATGAACCTGGCCCTGTCTGAGGGGGATTGTGATGTGATTGGTGTGGGCCGCCCCTTTTGCACGGCACCTGAGCAGGGCGCTGATTTGCTACGCAGAGAGAGCGATTGTGAATCGCTGCTGGCGATGGAGACCTCTCTGGCCATGGCGCGGGATGCGCTCGGCCCAGACGTGGACGACGCAACCTTCAAGACCGCTGAGTCCTTTGGTTTGCTGGGCTGGTATTGCTTGCAGATTGCGCGAATGGGGCGGGGCCAGGAGCCGGATTTAACCCAGTCGGTGTTTGATGCGTTGATGGAGTACAAGGCTGCAGAGACCGGGGCCCTGGAGCGCTGGCAGCGTCCGGTTTGA
- a CDS encoding helix-turn-helix transcriptional regulator, with the protein MHLIRIGAFSGFERLTRSLGQNPVTLIRQAGLSAAVFRDPNSYVAYAKMAELLELAARACAEPFFGFRLALGHGIGVFDEIVVRMCQEPSVSDAIAMMNRHLYLHASGIQLKQHRKGKEVLIEISLDVESPLGINQLVQFSVGRLFSLMETLTNSDPYVFPINLRQAAPDADVFPPHLNKVAFASSFDGMRVPLQDMERKPTPDQRLLQRQFSVQLQHLEEQYPESFEAQVRAAISKLLPSGDCNLNQVAANLGLHPRRLQRMLKKQDASYGELVREVRQTIAERHLRTGVVPITELALSLGYAELAVFSREFKSWTGMSPSAWREQSTLKKNSGSPR; encoded by the coding sequence ATGCATCTCATCCGAATTGGCGCCTTTTCCGGCTTTGAACGCCTCACCCGAAGCCTGGGTCAAAATCCGGTCACCCTGATCAGGCAGGCTGGCCTGAGCGCTGCGGTCTTCCGTGACCCGAATTCCTACGTCGCCTACGCAAAAATGGCGGAGCTTCTGGAGCTTGCGGCAAGGGCCTGTGCGGAACCTTTCTTTGGATTTCGTCTTGCCCTAGGACACGGCATCGGCGTCTTTGACGAAATTGTGGTGCGCATGTGTCAGGAACCCTCGGTTAGTGATGCTATCGCGATGATGAATCGCCATTTGTATCTGCACGCCAGCGGAATTCAATTGAAGCAGCACCGCAAGGGTAAAGAGGTGTTGATCGAAATTTCCCTGGACGTCGAATCACCGCTTGGGATCAATCAGCTTGTTCAATTCAGTGTGGGTCGCTTGTTCAGCCTGATGGAAACGCTGACCAATTCTGACCCATATGTTTTCCCCATCAATCTGCGTCAGGCGGCACCTGACGCGGATGTCTTTCCGCCCCACTTAAACAAAGTGGCCTTCGCCAGCAGTTTCGACGGCATGCGCGTTCCGTTGCAAGACATGGAGCGCAAACCGACGCCTGACCAGCGTTTATTGCAGCGGCAGTTTTCAGTACAACTGCAGCATCTGGAGGAGCAGTATCCCGAGAGCTTCGAAGCTCAAGTGAGGGCCGCAATCAGCAAATTGTTGCCCTCGGGTGACTGTAACCTGAATCAAGTCGCTGCCAATCTGGGGCTGCATCCCAGGCGGCTCCAGCGAATGCTGAAAAAACAAGATGCCAGTTACGGCGAGCTGGTAAGAGAAGTGCGCCAAACCATTGCCGAGCGTCACCTGCGCACTGGTGTGGTCCCCATTACCGAGCTTGCCCTCAGCCTGGGTTACGCTGAGCTTGCGGTGTTTAGCCGCGAGTTTAAATCCTGGACCGGAATGTCACCGAGTGCGTGGCGCGAACAATCTACCCTCAAAAAGAACAGTGGTTCACCCCGCTGA
- a CDS encoding outer membrane beta-barrel protein, translating to MTPFAQALDISVLASHQFSDDFEVTYQNAGQLPGQSGSRGALSVRDGGALSVAADVALMGQADRRIGVFLSQQRGRFASSPDLTERDVQINHLHFVGTSAYPQGNWEPFVLAGLGVAHFAPDDPQLDAETRVSAQLGAGFNYRLSEHLYLRGDLRWIGTFFNGGGSLFCSGGCQIEVSANTYNQGHISLGVLWRK from the coding sequence ATGACGCCATTCGCACAGGCCCTTGATATCAGTGTGTTGGCTTCCCATCAGTTCAGCGACGATTTTGAGGTGACCTACCAAAATGCCGGGCAGCTCCCCGGGCAGTCTGGCTCCCGGGGAGCGCTATCGGTGCGCGATGGGGGCGCCCTGAGCGTGGCTGCCGATGTTGCTCTTATGGGGCAGGCAGATCGCCGCATTGGCGTTTTCCTCTCCCAGCAGCGCGGTCGCTTTGCTTCCTCGCCAGATTTGACTGAGCGTGATGTGCAAATCAATCACCTCCATTTTGTCGGCACCAGTGCGTATCCCCAGGGTAACTGGGAGCCCTTTGTGCTGGCGGGTCTCGGTGTCGCCCATTTCGCTCCCGATGATCCACAGCTAGATGCCGAAACCCGAGTGTCGGCCCAACTGGGTGCCGGGTTCAACTATCGCTTGTCTGAACACCTTTATTTGCGCGGCGACCTGCGTTGGATAGGTACGTTCTTTAACGGCGGCGGCAGTCTGTTTTGCAGCGGCGGCTGTCAAATTGAGGTCTCTGCCAACACCTATAATCAAGGCCATATTTCCCTGGGCGTACTCTGGCGAAAGTAA
- a CDS encoding membrane-bound PQQ-dependent dehydrogenase, glucose/quinate/shikimate family, whose amino-acid sequence MKHAWPARYPILLGLLLLLTGGGFALGGVKLMSLGGSPYYLLAGISLFTTVALLRRHVQSALLIYTALLLATIIWSLLEAGLDVWALLPRLWLLGILGFWLAGYGLRCGLERAKGPGLACAASALAAVTLLALAGVGDNNPASPYPGQHTYASEFLTPTDGTWPEYGGTLGGTRFSALEQINLHNVSDLAPAWTYRTGVVQEGEPSHLQATPLMVNETLYLCTQTNVIIALDPETGEQRWRHDPQVDPTGGSMVRTCRGVAYTSFTEASDCPRRIIAATFTSELIALNADTGAPCQSFGKAGTVDLSRGMGELTPGFSYVSSAPIIVRGNIIIGGWIADNVSVGEPSGVIRAFDAKTGQFAWAWDMGRPGDHGMPQGDDSFTRGTPNSWGPASGDDALGMVYLPLGNATPDHWGGHRTPEMETYSSSVVALNALTGAPVWHYQTVHHDLWDYDVAGQPSLVDLSIDGEQVPALIQPTKTGQLFLLDRRDGTLLAEVEEQTVPVTPTEGDWMSPTQPESTEMPTFSRETLTEKDMWGISPLDQLWCRIRFREVRYEGPYTPIGSDKFSLVYPGVGGGINWGGVSVDAAHRVAFVNNMRVGSLIRLIPRGAESAQPGIQHLSGGPQLGTPYSFVWDTFVSPLQIPCNEPPFGQMSAVDLHNKSLLWSVPLGTARDSGPLFTQHNLPLPIGVPNFGGSLITKSGLVFIGATHEKAIRAFNAQTGEVVWKHRLHAGGMANPMTYHSPKSGRQFVVIIAGGHRISRSPLADYVQAFALPIEYESKPFE is encoded by the coding sequence ATGAAACACGCCTGGCCTGCCCGCTACCCCATCCTCCTTGGGCTTTTGTTATTGCTCACTGGCGGGGGCTTCGCACTCGGTGGTGTCAAATTGATGTCCCTCGGCGGTAGCCCATATTACCTTCTTGCAGGCATTAGCCTTTTCACCACGGTGGCGTTGCTGCGGCGGCACGTTCAAAGCGCCTTGCTGATCTACACTGCACTTTTGCTTGCTACGATCATCTGGTCACTGCTCGAAGCCGGGCTAGATGTCTGGGCGCTATTGCCTCGCCTTTGGCTGCTTGGCATTTTGGGCTTTTGGCTGGCCGGGTATGGCCTGAGATGTGGTCTAGAGCGCGCGAAAGGGCCAGGGTTAGCCTGCGCGGCCAGCGCGCTGGCCGCGGTTACCCTGTTGGCTCTGGCTGGGGTTGGCGACAACAATCCGGCCTCGCCCTACCCCGGCCAGCACACCTATGCCAGCGAATTTCTCACTCCGACAGATGGCACCTGGCCCGAATATGGCGGCACCCTTGGGGGCACTCGTTTTTCTGCCCTGGAGCAGATTAATTTGCACAATGTGTCGGACTTGGCGCCAGCGTGGACCTATCGCACGGGTGTCGTTCAAGAGGGCGAACCCAGCCATCTGCAGGCCACTCCGCTAATGGTGAACGAGACGCTCTACCTGTGTACCCAGACCAATGTGATCATTGCCCTGGACCCCGAAACTGGTGAGCAGCGCTGGCGCCATGATCCGCAGGTCGATCCCACGGGAGGCTCGATGGTGCGCACTTGCCGGGGGGTCGCCTACACCAGCTTTACCGAGGCCAGCGACTGTCCCCGGCGCATTATCGCCGCGACATTTACCAGTGAACTCATCGCTCTGAACGCCGATACCGGCGCGCCCTGTCAGTCCTTTGGCAAGGCGGGCACAGTGGACTTGAGTCGCGGCATGGGTGAGCTGACCCCAGGCTTTTCCTACGTCAGCTCTGCACCCATTATTGTTCGGGGCAATATCATTATCGGCGGCTGGATTGCCGATAATGTTAGTGTCGGTGAACCTTCTGGGGTAATCCGCGCATTTGATGCCAAAACCGGCCAGTTCGCCTGGGCATGGGATATGGGCAGACCAGGCGACCATGGCATGCCCCAGGGGGATGATAGTTTTACCCGGGGAACCCCAAACAGCTGGGGCCCGGCCAGCGGCGACGATGCACTGGGCATGGTGTACCTGCCATTGGGTAACGCCACACCCGACCATTGGGGAGGCCACCGCACGCCGGAGATGGAAACCTACAGCTCATCGGTTGTCGCCCTGAATGCGCTTACCGGCGCCCCTGTGTGGCACTACCAAACCGTACATCACGACCTGTGGGACTATGATGTTGCCGGCCAACCTTCGCTCGTCGACCTGAGTATCGACGGAGAGCAGGTACCCGCTCTGATTCAACCCACCAAAACCGGCCAGCTCTTTCTGCTGGATCGACGCGACGGCACCCTGCTCGCTGAAGTGGAGGAGCAGACTGTGCCGGTGACCCCCACCGAAGGCGACTGGATGTCGCCCACGCAACCGGAATCGACCGAGATGCCAACCTTCTCGAGAGAAACCCTCACAGAAAAGGACATGTGGGGAATATCCCCCCTCGACCAGCTATGGTGCCGCATCCGCTTTCGCGAGGTGCGCTATGAGGGTCCTTATACTCCCATTGGCAGCGATAAATTTTCCCTGGTTTACCCCGGTGTTGGTGGCGGAATCAATTGGGGCGGTGTGTCAGTGGACGCGGCACATCGGGTTGCCTTCGTCAACAACATGCGGGTGGGCTCACTGATTCGATTAATCCCGCGAGGGGCTGAATCAGCACAGCCGGGCATCCAACATTTGAGTGGCGGGCCGCAGCTGGGAACCCCCTACAGTTTTGTCTGGGATACCTTTGTGTCGCCCTTGCAAATTCCCTGCAATGAACCGCCCTTTGGCCAGATGAGTGCGGTAGATTTACACAATAAGTCGCTGCTGTGGTCAGTACCACTGGGAACCGCTCGCGACAGCGGCCCCCTCTTTACCCAACACAACTTGCCATTGCCTATTGGCGTACCCAATTTTGGCGGATCGCTGATCACCAAATCGGGTTTGGTGTTTATTGGCGCCACCCATGAAAAGGCCATTCGCGCCTTCAATGCTCAAACGGGCGAAGTTGTCTGGAAACATCGCCTGCACGCTGGCGGTATGGCAAATCCCATGACTTATCATTCGCCAAAAAGTGGCCGTCAGTTTGTGGTGATTATCGCTGGAGGACACCGGATTTCCCGATCTCCCCTTGCTGACTATGTGCAGGCTTTTGCGTTGCCGATAGAGTACGAGTCAAAGCCATTCGAATGA
- a CDS encoding molybdopterin-containing oxidoreductase family protein, protein MTTQKQTFCRICEPYCPMLAELNDDGDVVKLKPNPDHPCGGTPCNKGLSWLEVHGDPDRLNFPQKRTNPRTEVEGQFERISWDQAFAEAGEKLRAVRDKYGPTSIAVFFGNPIGFNSRPFVLVGELIKHIGTPMVFNPLSQDYSNKSYAAGEIYGAPTIYPAPDLYHTDYLLCLGGNPKVSHWTLVSVPNDNGKTLKDIKARGGKVRFVNPRRIESSTEETGETLLIKPGTDVYFLAAILNEICQRGGLRQDLIDAHSTGADEVLDFAAKYPAEKVADITGIPATTIKKVAGEILSAKSAAVYTATGVNQGRQGVLAYWLAEMINFFTGNLGKEGGTYLPEGFCRVDMPSNSANDVAIPTSVGPLANGHGYNPMPATVLPELIENGDIRAAIMICTNPLFSMPAESRLRKAFEKLEVMVATDINPTDTVEMCDYVLPATDWLEREDINFFCNGMQLRPYVQHTEAMVSPKFERRDDWWILCKLGLEMGPSELFETEIKANGFATFNQLLATKGLSIDQLSELPQRTAMIEQPPKEEFFTRGVLHPDGKIHCAPPIFAEAGLYARCDEIFTELAAESPDALKLVSMRTIHMHNSWLTNMPKFRRGILAENPLNICEADAVRLGLHEGDAIRVYNEYGSIETRVLLNNDLRPGAVAMTHGYGHKTASRLQVASTKPGANVNDLMPSGADTHEPLSYMSWMTGVPVQIERQDKGLGH, encoded by the coding sequence ATGACCACCCAAAAGCAAACCTTCTGTCGCATCTGTGAGCCCTATTGCCCGATGTTGGCCGAGCTCAACGATGACGGCGACGTTGTGAAATTAAAGCCCAACCCGGATCACCCCTGTGGCGGCACGCCATGCAATAAGGGCCTGTCATGGCTGGAGGTCCACGGCGATCCCGACCGCCTTAACTTCCCTCAGAAGCGGACCAACCCCCGCACCGAGGTGGAGGGCCAGTTTGAGCGAATCAGCTGGGACCAGGCCTTTGCCGAGGCGGGAGAAAAACTGCGCGCGGTGCGGGACAAATACGGCCCAACCTCAATTGCGGTGTTTTTTGGCAATCCCATTGGCTTTAATTCCCGACCCTTTGTTCTTGTGGGCGAGTTGATCAAGCACATTGGCACGCCGATGGTGTTCAATCCCCTCAGCCAGGATTACTCCAATAAATCCTATGCCGCTGGTGAAATTTACGGTGCGCCGACCATCTACCCGGCACCGGATCTTTATCACACTGATTACCTATTGTGCTTGGGCGGCAATCCCAAAGTCTCCCACTGGACCTTAGTCTCTGTGCCCAATGACAATGGCAAAACGCTGAAAGACATCAAGGCTCGGGGCGGTAAAGTGCGCTTCGTCAATCCGCGACGAATTGAGTCCTCCACCGAGGAAACCGGTGAAACTTTGCTGATCAAGCCCGGCACCGATGTGTATTTTCTCGCTGCGATCCTGAACGAGATTTGTCAGCGCGGCGGTCTCCGCCAGGATCTGATTGATGCCCATAGTACCGGCGCCGATGAAGTCCTCGACTTCGCTGCCAAGTATCCTGCTGAAAAGGTCGCCGACATCACCGGCATCCCGGCGACTACAATCAAAAAGGTTGCTGGCGAAATCCTGTCGGCGAAATCCGCCGCCGTGTACACCGCTACCGGCGTCAATCAGGGCCGACAAGGCGTACTCGCCTACTGGCTGGCAGAGATGATCAATTTCTTTACCGGCAATTTGGGCAAGGAAGGGGGCACTTACCTGCCCGAAGGCTTCTGCCGGGTGGACATGCCCAGCAACAGCGCTAACGACGTTGCTATTCCGACCTCGGTTGGCCCTTTGGCAAATGGTCATGGCTACAACCCCATGCCCGCTACGGTGCTGCCGGAATTGATCGAGAATGGCGATATTCGTGCGGCGATCATGATTTGCACCAACCCGCTATTTTCGATGCCCGCTGAGTCCCGCTTGCGCAAGGCCTTTGAAAAGCTCGAGGTAATGGTCGCCACCGATATTAACCCCACCGACACCGTGGAAATGTGCGACTACGTGTTGCCCGCCACCGACTGGCTGGAGCGGGAGGACATCAATTTCTTCTGTAATGGCATGCAGTTGCGACCCTATGTGCAACATACCGAAGCGATGGTGTCACCCAAATTTGAGCGTCGGGATGATTGGTGGATTCTGTGCAAGCTCGGCCTGGAAATGGGGCCCAGCGAACTGTTCGAAACAGAAATCAAGGCAAACGGTTTCGCTACTTTCAACCAGTTGTTGGCGACAAAGGGCCTATCCATTGATCAACTGAGCGAGCTCCCCCAGCGCACCGCCATGATTGAGCAGCCCCCCAAGGAAGAGTTCTTTACCCGCGGTGTGCTGCACCCCGACGGCAAAATCCACTGCGCTCCGCCGATTTTTGCCGAGGCGGGATTGTATGCACGCTGTGACGAGATTTTTACTGAACTGGCAGCGGAATCGCCCGATGCCTTAAAGCTGGTTTCCATGCGCACGATTCATATGCATAACAGCTGGCTCACGAATATGCCGAAATTCCGCCGGGGCATCCTCGCTGAAAACCCGCTGAATATTTGTGAGGCCGACGCGGTGCGACTGGGCTTGCACGAAGGCGACGCCATCCGCGTTTACAACGAGTACGGCAGCATCGAAACCCGGGTGCTGCTCAACAACGATTTGCGGCCGGGAGCGGTGGCCATGACCCACGGCTACGGCCACAAAACGGCGTCCCGGTTGCAGGTGGCCTCAACCAAACCCGGTGCCAATGTGAACGATCTGATGCCCTCGGGTGCCGACACCCACGAGCCACTGAGTTACATGAGTTGGATGACCGGTGTACCGGTGCAGATTGAGCGTCAAGACAAGGGCCTGGGGCACTAG
- a CDS encoding TonB-dependent receptor produces the protein MMQANRLSNAICVCASVGVLLMQSPSARAQSAEGVTKTIEEVVVTANRREQNLQDVPVSVSAITGNDLQQRNMTDASDIGGSMPNVRVNSPFSKSQPNFTIRGIGVANEFNPNAQSPIGIYFDEVYQGFRPSHGAALYDLERLEVLKGPQGTLYGRNTTGGAINIITQSPSLDGSEGFITVGVGDYDARTVQAAVEGTNDEGNFGARLAVLDLERDGFIENRAEELGWGPAYTNEDYNSEDTTAARLSMRYRPADDLDIVGRIYFARNTPIGHGGTPFLLGPGETDLTGNFDGSQLGERESAVNRQGDFFSASKGVQLKITYDINDDLVFSSITGYDTAEFEFSFDFDGTPTSIGQYNANNSDFFGFNQDFNLNFSSDKIDFIAGVYFGRQQVDNYEDLHFFGFLNDSAGPDQFNPGVTTSVSSIINYKQFQSSVAAYAEGRYDINEKWAVTVGARLTRDVVEFNDFSSLLLDSSGNPAAYAYTTGDAMGLPILAGAQSEEFQEKTTEPTGRVLLEYHATDEIMLYGSFSRGYRSGSFNGQSIILAPNYVGPEFVNAWEAGFKSRLAGGRVQLNGAAFYNDYKGQQVQEVAGGAAFIRSLDGELYGAELEVIGQLTNALRVVAGLGYLHTEYDDGQFLAPGDPNAADPRGFDIGGNSFPFAPEVTASIAPEYIFPNVGGGELVLSAEVQYQSHQEYDFFNDMQAQGPMKDGQDAYTLLNARATYNIGDISVALWGKNLTDKYYNAYAINIEGFGANYFVPGAPRTYGIDITYRF, from the coding sequence ATGATGCAAGCCAATCGGTTATCTAACGCCATCTGCGTGTGTGCCAGCGTGGGGGTTCTGCTGATGCAGTCACCCTCCGCCCGGGCCCAATCCGCTGAGGGAGTTACAAAAACGATAGAAGAGGTTGTAGTTACCGCCAACCGGCGCGAGCAAAATCTGCAGGATGTGCCGGTATCTGTGTCCGCTATTACCGGAAACGATCTGCAACAACGGAATATGACCGACGCCAGCGATATCGGCGGCTCCATGCCCAATGTCAGGGTGAACTCGCCGTTTTCCAAATCGCAGCCGAACTTCACCATTCGCGGTATCGGCGTTGCCAATGAATTCAACCCCAACGCCCAGTCACCGATCGGCATCTATTTCGATGAGGTTTATCAGGGCTTCCGTCCCAGTCACGGTGCTGCACTGTATGACCTTGAACGTCTGGAAGTATTAAAGGGGCCACAGGGGACCCTGTATGGCCGCAACACCACCGGTGGCGCGATTAATATCATCACCCAGTCGCCCTCACTTGATGGCAGTGAGGGCTTTATCACCGTAGGTGTGGGTGACTACGACGCCAGAACGGTTCAAGCCGCGGTGGAAGGCACCAACGACGAGGGCAATTTCGGCGCCCGGCTGGCGGTGCTCGATCTGGAGCGGGACGGCTTTATTGAAAACCGCGCCGAAGAACTGGGTTGGGGGCCAGCCTACACGAACGAAGACTATAACTCTGAAGATACTACCGCCGCGCGGCTGTCTATGCGGTATCGCCCAGCGGATGATCTGGATATTGTGGGGCGGATTTACTTTGCCCGCAACACGCCAATCGGTCACGGCGGTACCCCCTTCCTGTTGGGGCCCGGCGAGACCGATCTGACCGGCAACTTTGATGGCAGTCAACTGGGGGAACGGGAGTCAGCCGTTAATCGTCAGGGTGATTTTTTTAGCGCCTCAAAAGGTGTCCAACTGAAGATTACCTACGACATTAATGATGACTTGGTGTTTTCATCGATCACCGGCTATGACACTGCCGAGTTCGAATTCAGCTTTGATTTCGACGGCACGCCAACCTCCATCGGCCAATACAATGCCAACAACTCCGACTTTTTCGGCTTTAACCAGGATTTCAACCTGAACTTTAGCAGCGACAAAATCGACTTTATTGCCGGAGTGTATTTTGGCCGCCAACAGGTGGACAACTACGAAGACCTGCATTTCTTCGGCTTCCTGAATGACAGCGCGGGTCCCGATCAGTTTAACCCCGGGGTAACCACCTCGGTGTCGAGCATCATTAACTACAAACAGTTTCAGAGCTCGGTAGCCGCCTACGCTGAGGGCCGTTACGACATCAATGAAAAGTGGGCGGTCACGGTGGGCGCACGCCTCACTCGCGATGTTGTTGAGTTCAACGATTTCTCGTCGTTGCTGCTCGATAGTAGCGGCAATCCCGCCGCTTATGCTTACACCACCGGAGACGCTATGGGCCTGCCTATTTTGGCCGGTGCGCAATCGGAGGAATTCCAGGAAAAAACCACCGAGCCGACCGGCCGAGTGTTGCTGGAATACCACGCCACCGACGAAATCATGCTCTACGGCAGCTTCAGCCGGGGCTACCGTTCTGGGTCCTTCAATGGCCAATCCATTATTCTGGCACCCAATTATGTCGGCCCTGAATTTGTGAACGCCTGGGAAGCGGGCTTCAAATCCCGGCTGGCCGGCGGCCGGGTTCAACTCAACGGCGCGGCCTTCTACAACGACTACAAAGGCCAACAAGTGCAAGAAGTTGCCGGTGGCGCTGCGTTTATTCGCTCCCTCGACGGCGAGCTTTACGGTGCAGAGTTAGAGGTGATCGGTCAATTGACCAACGCACTGCGGGTTGTGGCCGGGCTGGGTTATCTCCATACCGAATATGACGATGGTCAATTCTTGGCGCCCGGCGACCCGAATGCGGCTGATCCCCGAGGCTTCGATATAGGTGGCAACAGCTTCCCCTTTGCGCCGGAGGTCACCGCCTCGATTGCCCCCGAATATATCTTCCCTAATGTCGGCGGCGGCGAGCTCGTGCTGTCTGCAGAAGTGCAGTATCAATCCCACCAGGAGTATGACTTCTTCAATGACATGCAGGCCCAAGGCCCAATGAAAGATGGCCAGGATGCCTACACTCTGCTCAATGCTCGGGCGACCTACAACATCGGCGATATCTCCGTAGCGCTGTGGGGTAAGAACCTCACCGACAAGTATTACAACGCCTATGCCATTAACATCGAAGGCTTTGGTGCCAACTACTTTGTGCCGGGCGCGCCCCGCACCTACGGTATCGATATCACCTATCGCTTCTAA
- a CDS encoding DUF1330 domain-containing protein, protein MAHLTINTKTLAALDQDSPVTMINFLRYRDIAHFQNREELPCTGLEAYQRYAAKALTLVESMGASVRLVSAAAAVCAPEGESWDDIIIVDYPSVRSFIGMADSTEYQSFCYLREAALADTRLIACQGNASFALSGAIGRKHYTDDHYQFAAPKDNNNASPRW, encoded by the coding sequence ATGGCTCACCTCACGATCAACACCAAAACACTGGCTGCCTTGGACCAGGACAGCCCTGTCACGATGATCAACTTTCTTCGCTACCGGGACATCGCTCACTTTCAAAACCGAGAGGAACTCCCGTGTACCGGTCTGGAGGCCTACCAGCGCTATGCCGCCAAAGCCCTCACGCTGGTGGAATCAATGGGGGCCTCGGTGCGATTGGTGTCAGCCGCCGCTGCAGTATGTGCCCCAGAAGGCGAAAGCTGGGACGACATTATCATTGTCGACTACCCCAGTGTCCGCAGTTTTATTGGCATGGCCGACAGCACGGAATATCAATCCTTCTGCTATTTGCGCGAGGCCGCGCTGGCCGATACGCGGCTTATAGCCTGTCAGGGTAACGCCAGCTTTGCGCTCAGTGGAGCAATAGGACGTAAACACTACACAGACGACCATTATCAGTTCGCCGCCCCCAAAGACAATAATAATGCTAGCCCGCGTTGGTAA
- a CDS encoding nuclear transport factor 2 family protein, translating to MSTEENKKKVSAFFAHFKRKDVAGAMAMMSADGTWWIGGKTELFPLAGLKSKEEMTAILMEMVPGTEDGLEIRPLSMIAEGDSVACEAESYGVLANGRVYNNQYHFLVTFRDGEIIQVKEYLDTMHTADVLKG from the coding sequence ATGTCGACTGAAGAGAATAAGAAAAAAGTTAGCGCCTTTTTTGCCCACTTTAAACGTAAAGATGTGGCTGGGGCTATGGCCATGATGAGCGCCGATGGCACCTGGTGGATTGGCGGAAAGACCGAACTATTCCCTCTGGCGGGCTTGAAATCCAAGGAAGAAATGACCGCCATTTTGATGGAGATGGTACCGGGTACCGAGGATGGACTGGAGATTCGACCCCTGAGCATGATTGCCGAAGGCGACAGCGTGGCCTGTGAAGCTGAGTCCTATGGTGTGCTGGCCAACGGCCGGGTATACAACAATCAGTACCACTTCCTGGTGACCTTTCGAGACGGCGAAATCATCCAGGTCAAGGAATACCTCGACACCATGCACACCGCTGATGTGTTGAAGGGGTAG